The DNA region ATCACCTCGCCGTCTTCGACATTGTAGATGCCGTTGACCAATACTGCGATGGACACCCGTTTGACTTCGCCGGCTTCGCGAATGATTTCGCGGCGGGTGTTGCCAATTTCATAGGTGACCACTTCGCCGGTTTTGGATTGGCTAGAGGCCGCGCCACCGCCGGCCGCATCTTGCAGGGCGGCCGGGATGTTGTTTTCAACGCCCACGCCGCCGCCATTTTCGGACCCGGCCTGTTCTTCGGTGCGGCTTTCGGTCGAGCGCACAACCTGTTGATCTGGGTTATAGCTTTGTTCCACAACCACTTCGCGGGCTGTGGTCAGGTCAACGTTGACGCGTACACGGGCGTTGCCTGCGCCCACGCGGGCGGTCAGCATGTTGCGCACTTCTTGCGCCAGACGTTCTTCGATGCCGGATTTGGCGGTTTGGCTGCTGCCTTGGCCGGTGCCATCGGCGTTTTCCGCAAGGATGACTTCGCCGCTGGCGGACAGCACCGTCACGCGCCCCAGATCCAGTTCAGACACGGAGGAGGCCACGAGGTTGCGAATGGCAGAGGCCTGTTTGCGGCCAATGGTGCGGCCCGGCACAGGGCGGACAATCACCGAGGCGCGCGGATTGGCGCGTTCGCGGGAAAAGGCCTCGCGTTCTGGCAGCACCAGATGCACCCGCGCGCTTTGCACGCCTTCCAGAGTTTGGATCGAGCGGGCAATTTCACCTTCCATGGCGCGCAGACGGTTCACCCGCTGCATGAAGGAGTTCATGGCAAGACCGGAGGATTCGTCAAACAGCTCCCAGCCGGGATCGCCCTCGATCGGCAGGCCGGTTTCGGCCAGCACCATGCGGGCGCGGGCCAGATTGTTGCCGGGCACCAGAACCGAGGTGCCATCTTCGGACATGCGCGCGTCAAAGCCGGCATTGGCCAGAGTGGCCTCGACCGAGGTGGCCGTAGCCGGGGACAAGTTTTTGTAAAGCGGTGCATAATCTGCTGTGGTGACCGCGGAAATTCCAAGAATAAGGGCCGCCATCAGACCGGTTGCCACCGCCGCCAGAATCATCAGCTTGCGTTGGCCCAATCCGATCAGGTTGTTTATCAGGTTTTGCACGGTGCCTCCGGGGCGTTCTCGGTGTTGTTAAAATAAACTAAACTATTTTTGCCTAACAAGTAAATATCCATGTCTATACTTGCATTCATAAAGAAATAATAAGATTATAGTTCTTGATAGATCTATGGGTAATCAATGGCCAAAGCACCAAAAAACAAGGATCAGAAGCCAGAAACCGACGCCCAAGGCGGCGGGCAGGGTGATGGCGATGAGGCCGCAAAGCCAAAGTCCAGCAAAAAGCTGCTTTTGGCGGCGGTTGTTCTGTCCTTGCTGTCCTTGGGGGGCGGGTTCTTTTTGGCGCGCATGGCCTTTCAGCAGGATGCGCAGCAATACGAACCGGATTACGTCGAAGAATCCGAAAGCGCCGAGATGGCAGATGGCGACGCTGGTGCGCATGGCGATGAGGACGGGCATAGCGATGACGAAGAGCACGCCGAAGAAGGTGGGGCCGCTGGCGAAGAGGTCGCAGATCCGAAGACAGAAGGTTTGTTGGCCTTTGATGAGATCCTGACCAATATCACCAGTTTTGATGCCCATGGCGTGCCGGGTCACTCGTTTCTGAAATTAAGCGTGGTGATGATTTACCGGCCTGATCCCGGTGCCGAAGCCCTGATGGAAAAGCGTCAGCCGTTCATGCGGGATTTGTTCAATGGCTATGCCCGCAGCCTGACCGAGGCTGATGTGCGTGGCATGGCTGGGATTTTGACAGTCAAGGCCGAGCTGTTGAAACGGGCGCGGGCGGCGGCGGGCAATGATTTGCCACAAGAAATTCTGATCAGCGATCTGATCGTACAATAGGGGCGGTGATGAACAAAACCATGTCACCAGAAGAAATCGCAGCGCAAAGCGGCAATCTGATTGATGAGATCATTCGGATGTCTGACTTTAGCTTTGAGCGCTTGCCGATGCTGGACATCATCGGGGAACGCCTGGCGGATACGCTGTCGGTTTTGATGCCCGATCTGACCGGGGTGATTTGTGAAGCCTCCCTGAAGCAATTGGATTACCTGCCGATGGCCCAGGCGATGGACGGGCTGAATATGCCCGCGTTGCTGGGGGTGGTGGCGGCGCAGAACCTGGATGGCGAATTGCTGATTGCCATGGATGCCACCTTTGCGTTGACGGCGATTGAATTGATGCTGGGCGGCACGGCCAAGGGCGAGATGCAGCGCCAATCCGAAGAATTCACCGCAATCGAGCGCGGTTTTGGCCATAAGCTGGCGGATGTGATTGCAGGTGAGTTGCAGCGCGGTCTGGCGATGGTGGGTGATGTGCATCTGGAAATGGACCGGATTGAAACCGATCCAGACTCTGCCACGGTCACCCAGCCGGCCAATCTGTGTGTGCGCATGCGGTTGACGGTGGTCTTGGCGGGGCGCACCGGGTCGGTGGATGTGATCATTCCTTATGATGCGCTGGAACCAATCCGCCCGAAATTGGGTAAAATCCACTTTGGCGAGCCAAGCGAAGACGGCAACCCCTGGAAAGACCAATTGTCAGGCCAAATTGAACGTTCGACCATCGAGCTGGAAGCGGTGCTGACCAATATCGGCGTGCCGATCCAATCGATCATGGATTGGAAGCCCGGCGACACGCTGAACCTTTGGATCGAAGAAGACCACGCCGCCACGGTGGTGTGTGCCGAAACAGAAATGTTTAAGGCAGTGATGGGCAAACGCAACAATGGCAATACGGCCATTCGCATTGTGAAACAGATTGAACAGGAAGAGGAGACCGAAAATGGCCGCGACCCTTACTGATATGGTGATCATTGTCTTGCTGGCAGGCAGCATTGGCTATGGTTGGTATATTTCCCGCAAAGTGCAGGTCTTGATGGCCGCGCTGCAAGAGCTGGAGCCTTTGGTGAACGCGTTTTCAACCGCGGTGGATAAATCCGAGGAATCCGTCAATCAGCTGAAGCTGAATCTGGAAGAACCGCAGCAGCCGGTTAGCACGCAACACATGTTGGCAGAAGAAGACGACGACGAACCGATGTTTGCCACCCGTCGTGCTCCGGAGCATAAAATCCCCGGCGTGCAGGTTGTGCGCAACAAACAAGATCTGGTGCGCCGTTTCTTTGATGCGTCGCGTTCTGAGTCAAAGGTATAGATCATGGCAAAGTTTCTGGTTGGTAAAGTGTTGATTGGCGGGCTGGTGTTGACGGCCTTTGCCAAAGCGGCTGTGTCCTTTCCGGAATTGCCCACACCGTTTGATACGCCGGCGCCGACCCAAATGCCGGTGGTGCAGGCCGCGGCCTCTGCCGAAGAAGAAGAACCGACGGGCCCGGTGCCTGCAGATGCGCCGCCGCCGGTTGTGGCGGGTCTCAGCTCGGTGCCAGCGCAATGTGAAACCCCCGAAGAGGTGTTGCGCGCCTTGTCGGTGGAGCGTGACTTGATCATGGGGCAGCAAAAAACCCTGAATCTGCGCGAATCTGAGCTGGCCCTGGCCAAGGAAAAGCTGAGCATTGAAAAAGCCGCTTTGGTTGAACTGAAAGAGTCGATTCAATCGCTGTTGGGCAAGGTTGAAGCGGCCCAGACAGAAGATCTGGAACGGTTGATCAGTTTTTACAAAAACATGAAACCGGCCGAAGCTGCACGGATTATGGATGATCTGGACATCGAAGTGACCATCATGGTTTTAGGCACGATGAACCCCCGGACGGCCGCGCCGATTATGGCCAAAATGGCCCCGGTGCGGGCACGGGCCGTCTCCAAGATTATCCTGGAACGCAGCCAGTTGCCGGGTGATCAGGACCTGAACGGGATCCGTTTGAAATAGGGACAGATCACTTTATCGTACGGCGGTTGGTGGATCAACGTGTTACTACCCGGTCTGAGTTACGCAGCAGATGAATGCCCACCCATGCAAACCAAACAATAAAACCCAAGCCGAATATGGCGCCGGTTATCGGGGCAAGAGCTGGGACGAGTGTGCTTAGTCCGGCAAGGCCAATCAGCAAGCCACAAATATTCATGGCCTTTGAAAATGCCCTAGTGCGCAAGGCCCCCCAGCTTAGGATCGACACCCACAAACCACCGGCAAGCTCATTACCGCCGCCCAGACCACTTTCCACTGCTGTAAGGCTTTGCAGAAAAATAACCGCTTGTGATGGGTTCAGAGCATAGAGGGTAGAAACTGTGCCCAAGGTGATGTTTGAAAGCATGCCACTGGCCAAAACGAGACCTGCCCAAATCAAAGCAAAAGAAGTGGCCACCTGACTAAATGCGGG from Cognatishimia sp. WU-CL00825 includes:
- a CDS encoding flagellar basal body-associated FliL family protein, with amino-acid sequence MAKAPKNKDQKPETDAQGGGQGDGDEAAKPKSSKKLLLAAVVLSLLSLGGGFFLARMAFQQDAQQYEPDYVEESESAEMADGDAGAHGDEDGHSDDEEHAEEGGAAGEEVADPKTEGLLAFDEILTNITSFDAHGVPGHSFLKLSVVMIYRPDPGAEALMEKRQPFMRDLFNGYARSLTEADVRGMAGILTVKAELLKRARAAAGNDLPQEILISDLIVQ
- the fliF gene encoding flagellar basal-body MS-ring/collar protein FliF, with amino-acid sequence MQNLINNLIGLGQRKLMILAAVATGLMAALILGISAVTTADYAPLYKNLSPATATSVEATLANAGFDARMSEDGTSVLVPGNNLARARMVLAETGLPIEGDPGWELFDESSGLAMNSFMQRVNRLRAMEGEIARSIQTLEGVQSARVHLVLPEREAFSRERANPRASVIVRPVPGRTIGRKQASAIRNLVASSVSELDLGRVTVLSASGEVILAENADGTGQGSSQTAKSGIEERLAQEVRNMLTARVGAGNARVRVNVDLTTAREVVVEQSYNPDQQVVRSTESRTEEQAGSENGGGVGVENNIPAALQDAAGGGAASSQSKTGEVVTYEIGNTRREIIREAGEVKRVSIAVLVNGIYNVEDGEVIYSERDAAEIERLTELVKTAVGFSAARGDDISVDSLRFMDYSMEVGDPITLSMGEQLTRNIVPILRGLLGLAIVALIMILGVRPALRTLLEKPTPALPPAEGAAAIAGPDGTPSAVVNPESAELLSSVTPDPALGDGMPLAQDGSPTPPRGRATPLPKVGPFDPKAPGVTSIFDLDGDEGPHEYIETLGVRGNLIKARVEAIQNMAEEKPDDVLRVLRSWLRTEAEV
- a CDS encoding flagellar motor switch protein, giving the protein MAATLTDMVIIVLLAGSIGYGWYISRKVQVLMAALQELEPLVNAFSTAVDKSEESVNQLKLNLEEPQQPVSTQHMLAEEDDDEPMFATRRAPEHKIPGVQVVRNKQDLVRRFFDASRSESKV
- a CDS encoding FliM/FliN family flagellar motor switch protein; the encoded protein is MNKTMSPEEIAAQSGNLIDEIIRMSDFSFERLPMLDIIGERLADTLSVLMPDLTGVICEASLKQLDYLPMAQAMDGLNMPALLGVVAAQNLDGELLIAMDATFALTAIELMLGGTAKGEMQRQSEEFTAIERGFGHKLADVIAGELQRGLAMVGDVHLEMDRIETDPDSATVTQPANLCVRMRLTVVLAGRTGSVDVIIPYDALEPIRPKLGKIHFGEPSEDGNPWKDQLSGQIERSTIELEAVLTNIGVPIQSIMDWKPGDTLNLWIEEDHAATVVCAETEMFKAVMGKRNNGNTAIRIVKQIEQEEETENGRDPY